Proteins from one Solenopsis invicta isolate M01_SB chromosome 11, UNIL_Sinv_3.0, whole genome shotgun sequence genomic window:
- the LOC105201619 gene encoding adenosine deaminase 2: MARAVLFTLAILICGQVIFAQPLSIQRLLRKSPKSDTYWQTRQRLLLNEQRQSLGGKLELNPIEARANEVLMRAKNQEINDGFTSGDSFLPSHNFMEVISKIEESEVFKILHNMPKGALLHAHETAIASLEFRFNLTHRENLYVCDQNNTLVLKFFNKTDDDCDWELLNEVRKNTTRANDINDRIKQSLTMVAKNPKILYNTVDKAWEKFNSIFKFMQFLSYRPVLEDLYYRNLQELYDDNVMYAEIRATLSSMYDLDGNTYGPLEIVQIYKDATDRFVKDHPDFIGAKVIYAPQRSVNQERADFYVKTLTQLRQLYPDFIAGFDLVGQEDKGNPLTDFADKLNAVDPGIPFFFHAGETNWNGMKTDLNLFDAFLLNTKRIGHGYALTKHPLLWKFAQQLDIAVEVCPISNQVLGLVEDIRNHPAASLFASGSPVVVSSDDPGLWGAKGLSYDFYEAFMGIMSANSDLRSLKQLALNSLKYSSMSKQEKKNALSQWQVKWDTFVANLAESF; the protein is encoded by the exons ATGGCCAGGGCAGTCTTGTTCACCTTGGCGATCCTGATCTGCGGCCAGGTGATATTCGCGCAACCCCTGTCGATACAACGACTCTTACGAAAGTCCCCAAAATCTGACACATACTGGCAGACGCGACAACGATTACTGCTGAATGAACAACGACAATCTCTAGGCGGTAAACTGGAACTCAATCCCATCGAGGCCAGGGCCAATGAAGTCCTAATGAGGGCCAAGAATCAAGAAATAAACGACG GTTTCACCAGCGGTGACAGCTTTTTACCGTCGCACAACTTCATGGAAGTGATATCGAAGATCGAGGAGTCCGAGGTGTTCAAGATCCTACATAACATGCCCAAGGGCGCTCTTCTCCACGCTCACGAGACCGCCATCGCCTCGCTCGAATTTCGGTTTAATTTGACTCATCGCGAGAACTTGTACGTGTGCGACCAAAACAACACACTGGTACTCAAGTTTTTTAACAAGACCGATGACGATTGCGACTGGGAATTACTGAACGAGGTGCGAAAAAATACCACCCGGGCTAACGATATTAATGACAGGATTAAACAGTCCTTGACCATGGTCGCGAAGAATCCGAAAATCCTTTACAATACCGTTGACAAGGCCTGGGAGAAGTTTAACAGCATCTTCAAGTTCATGCAGTTCCTATCGTACCGACCAGTCCTCGAAGATCTCTACTATCGCAATCTCCAAGAGCTGTACGACGACAACGTGATGTATGCGGAGATACGAGCGACGCTATCGTCGATGTACGATCTCGACGGCAATACCTATGGACCACTGGAAATAGTACAGATTTACAAGGACGCCACCGATAG GTTTGTAAAGGATCATCCTGATTTCATCGGCGCGAAGGTCATATACGCACCGCAGCGAAGCGTCAATCAGGAACGAGCAGACTTCTACGTGAAGACGCTGACGCAGTTAAGACAACTCTATCCGGATTTCATAGCTGGTTTCGACTTGGTTGGCCAGGAGGACAAGGGAAACCCCCTCACTGACTTTGCCGATAAATTGAACGCCGTTGATCCGGGAATTCCATTCTTCTTCCATGCCGGCGAGACCAACTGGAACGGAATGAAGACCGACTTGAATCTCTTTGACGCTTTCTTGCTTAACACCAAACGCATCGGGCACGG ATACGCGTTAACGAAGCACCCGCTCCTGTGGAAGTTTGCGCAGCAGTTGGATATCGCGGTGGAGGTATGTCCTATCTCAAATCAAGTTCTCGGTCTTGTGGAGGACATACGGAATCATCCCGCAGCCAGTCTATTCGCATCGGGATCGCCCGTGGTGGTCTCCAGCGATGATCCCGGACTCTGGGGCGCCAAGGGATTGTCCTATGACTTCTACGAGGCCTTCATGGGTATTATGAGCGCAAATTCAGATCTCAGAAGTCTCAAGCAGCTGGCGTTAAATTCTCTGAAATATAGCAGTATGAGCAAACAAGAGAAAAAGAATGCGCTGAGCCAATGGCAGGTCAAGTGGGATACCTTCGTAGCTAACTTGGCTGAATCATTTTAA
- the LOC105201627 gene encoding uncharacterized protein LOC105201627 yields the protein MDLLPVNFYVLRFCGVWKERKDDNLIIRFISFCYRYTIVALIYHFTICEVIELVRMRNNVDDLTEGLFMVLTYICLCLKYLNILMRQSELHALLNCFRIKLCQPKDSTEELILKQYHLQAKKVICAFMLISQITGLLVLTAPLMSQNKRQLPLKMYVPYSMAELLPYLLTYLQQVGAVIYGVLLNVTFDSLVYGLIIHTCGQIELLCHRLSETFRFLQENSEEKRHGAIEKFAITECVRHHISVCSITQRIQSLFMWIVATLFFFSLVTLCTSIYQMSNKKLFGVEFFAFVMYLGSMLFQVFSYCWFGNELDLKNKSIAYAIYASNWTIVSVKQRKSLLFIMMISQRGRIISFYGICSLVLSTFTWILKTSYSAFNLLQQDERQLPMKMYVPYSMVKLLPYLLTYLEQAVAIIYGISIDIVLHSLVYGFTILACGQIDLLCYRLSETFRFLQLQDNSEEKGDDTIEKFAIAECRETIYQSDGLGIMDILPYNFRVLWFCGAWSEKNNNNFFVRFLSFCYRYAVVILIYEFTISEVIELVRTRDDIEDMTEGLFMALTYVALCFKYGNFLARKEEMSMLLDCFRRETCQPRNSEEKTILIKYDRKAKWCVRTFMSISQATCIALILAPIVGPQNTDRPLPFKTYLPYSISGLYPYLATYLQHVGAIFYGVLLNVSFDSLVYGFTLHVCGQIELLCYRLSKLFKPSHYPEQYRIDSGKGAMISECVRHHLYVHEIVRRIQSLFVWTVTVLFIFSLVTLCTSIFQMSKKKILSVGFLSLILYLGSMLFQVFFYCWYGNELQLKSKSIVDAIYSSDWTVASTRDRRSLLFVMAISQKGLKLSYYGIFNLALDTFTWILKTSYSAFNVLQQTSM from the exons ATGGACTTGTTGCCGGTGAACTTTTACGTTCTTCGTTTCTGCGGTGTGTGGAAAGAACGTAAGGATGACAACTTGATAATACGCTTTATCAGCTTCTGCTACAG ATATACAATCGTTGCTTTAATATATCACTTTACGATATGTGAGGTAATCGAACTCGTACGTATGAGAAATAACGTTGACGATTTAACAGAAGGTTTATTCATGGTCTTAACTTATATATGCCTCTGCCTaaagtatttaaacattttgatgCGACAAAGTGAGTTACATGCCTTGCTAAATTGTTTTCGCATCAAGCTATGTCAGCCAAAAGATTCAACGGAGGAATTGATATTAAAACAATACCATCTTCAAG CTAAGAAAGTCATATGTGCCTTCATGCTCATTTCGCAAATAACGGGTTTACTGGTTCTCACCGCACCTCTGATGTCGCAGAACAAAAGGCAATTACCGTTGAAGATGTACGTACCGTACTCCATGGCGGAATTACTTCCTTATCTCTTGACTTATCTTCAGCAAGTTGGAGCTGTAATTTATGGGGTATTACTGAACGTCACTTTTGACTCCCTCGTTTACGGTCTCATTATTCATACCTGCGGTCAGATTGAGCTGCTGTGTCATCGATTGTCAGAAACGTTCAGATTTCTTCAGGAGAATAGCGAAGAGAAGAGACACGGCGCCATTGAGAAATTTGCTATCACAGAATGCGTGAGGCATCATATTTCTGTGTGCAGCATCACACAAAGGATACAATCGCTATTTATGTGGATTGTCGCCACATTGTTCTTCTTCAGCCTTGTCACTCTCTGTACCAGCATCTATCAGATGTCTAAT AAAAAACTGTTCGGCGTTGAATTTTTTGCTTTTGTAATGTACTTAGGATCAATGTTGTTTCAAGTATTCTCATATTGCTGGTTTGGCAATGAGCTCGATTTAAAG AATAAAAGCATAGCGTATGCCATTTATGCTAGTAACTGGACAATAGTATCGGTTAAACAACGCAAAAGCTTGTTGTTTATAATGATGATAAGTCAGAGAGGacgaattatttctttttatggaaTTTGTTCATTAGTTCTCAGCACTTTCACGTGG ATTTTAAAGACGTCCTACTCTGCTTTCAATTTGTTACAACAA GACGAAAGGCAATTGCCAATGAAGATGTACGTACCGTACTCCATGGTGAAGTTACTACCTTACCTGTTGACCTATCTTGAGCAAGCTGTAGCGATAATTTATGGAATATCAATCGACATTGTTCTCCACTCCCTCGTTTACGGTTTCACTATACTTGCCTGCGGACAGATAGACCTGCTGTGCTATCGATTGTCGGAAACGTTTCGATTTCTTCAGCTTCAGGATAATAGCGAAGAGAAAGGGGACGACACCATTGAGAAATTTGCAATCGCGGAATGC AGGGAGACCATCTATCAGAGCGACGGTCTCGGAATTATGGATATATTACCATACAATTTCCGAGTTCTCTGGTTTTGCGGTGCTTGGAGCGAAAAgaacaataacaattttttcgtTCGTTTTTTAAGTTTCTGCTAcag gTACGCTGTTGTTATTCTAATATACGAATTTACAATATCGGAAGTTATCGAACTCGTAAGAACGCGCGACGACATTGAAGATATGACGGAAGGACTCTTCATGGCGTTAACTTACGTagctttatgttttaaatacgGAAACTTCTTAGCGCGAAAAGAGGAAATGTCCATGTTGTTGGACTGTTTTCGAAGAGAAACGTGTCAGCCAAGGAATTCCGAAGAAAAGACGATTCTTATTAAATATGATCGCAAAG CCAAGTGGTGCGTCAGAACTTTCATGAGTATATCTCAAGCTACTTGCATAGCTCTTATACTCGCTCCCATCGTGGGGCCACAGAACACCGACAGACCCCTGCCGTTCAAGACGTATCTGCCGTACTCGATATCCGGCTTATACCCGTATTTGGCGACCTATCTTCAGCACGTAGGTGCAATATTTTATGGGGTATTGCTGAACGTCTCGTTCGACTCCCTCGTCTACGGCTTCACCCTTCACGTCTGCGGACAGATCGAGCTGCTGTGTTATCGTCTGTCGAAGCTCTTCAAGCCGAGCCATTATCCTGAGCAGTATCGAATCGATTCGGGCAAAGGAGCGATGATCAGCGAGTGCGTGAGACATCACTTATACGTACACGAGATCGTACGCAGGATACAATCGTTGTTTGTGTGGACCGTGACGGTTTTATTCATTTTCAGCCTGGTCACCCTGTGCACCAGTATTTTCCAAATGTCCAAG AAGAAAATTCTCAGCGTCGGATTTCTCTCGTTGATTTTGTACCTTGGCAGTATGCTGTTTCAAGTGTTCTTCTATTGCTGGTATGGAAACGAGCTGCAGTTGAAG AGCAAGAGTATCGTCGACGCTATTTATTCGAGCGATTGGACAGTCGCCTCAACGCGAGATCGTAGAAGCCTGCTGTTCGTAATGGCCATCAGTCAAAAGGGATTGAAACTGTCTTATTATGGAATTTTCAACTTAGCCCTCGATACTTTCACTTGG ATCTTGAAAACATCTTACTCAGCCTTTAATGTCCTACAACAGACGTCGATGTGA
- the LOC105201621 gene encoding uncharacterized protein LOC105201621, producing MANFAKEQLMKYGWTEGKGLGKNENGITKPVKLATSQNKAGVGYDEYETPWWEKMYNDASKNVKVESQGDQVSLTVVNDTRATQTRKNELSNSFTKATNFQVAPAWQTDSMLDNNYLKVGAMCAADQKSHVTRDGASELVLTSNEKSKKIVEYSSRAHSNAQVNVAGKNAIAYRITNVESDVEESSEHDVDGNASIPQAFQEEQFSLDRSMKRKHHRKIKSLVNQLSTCNLEENNVKRVIHFPNHNLYKKIRCKELSQKMKKGKEETVNSSILIQFIKQKKIDQVNKRMEHLGNELMKMYQMKGIKLCEKPDAHLSSSLQVFEIAKRKVLTEEQQENIEEKLTKLKNLSYKELELGKYGSQKDSIDQYYNTKPELRPTEFNEPTTKPDWIQIDIGHEIPEKNYVHYTTTVIPVHNRQQSIQKKMARNYAKYSYDPSTKAIINKQTKMKYPKIHTKIQKKNSKQFKCNIKKNFEHCLKVKPFAHELNMDSVIKDLAECGLAEKVNIIKKRSTQTHLTPV from the exons ATGGCTAATTTCGCGAAAGAGCAATTGATGAAGTACGGCTGGACAGAAG GAAAGGGACTCGGTAAAAATGAAAACGGCATAACGAAACCCGTGAAACTCGCGACAAGTCAGAATAAAGCAGGTGTTGGATACGACGAGTACGAAACGCCTTGGTGGGAAAAGATGTACAACGACGCCAGCAAAAACGTTAAGGTCGAGTCGCAGGGTGACCAGGTTTCCTTGACTGTTGTCAATGATACGCGCGCAACACAAACTCGCAAAAACGAACTTTCTAATTCTTTCACAAAGGCTACAAACTTTCAAGTGGCTCCTGCTTGGCAGACAGACAGTATGCTtgataataattacttaaaggTTGGTGCCATGTGCGCGGCCGATCAGAAATCACATGTGACACGTGATGGAGCGTCTGAACTTGTGCTCACATCtaatgaaaaatctaaaaagatcGTGGAGTACAGTAGTAGAGCTCATTCAAATGCTCAAGTGAATGTAGCTGGAAAGAATGCCATAGCCTACAGAATAACGAATGTAGAGTCAGACGTGGAGGAGAGCAGCGAGCATGATGTAGATGGAAATGCAAGCATACCACAGGCTTTCCAAGAAGAACAGTTTTCCCTTGACAGGTCTATGAAGAGGAAACACCATAGAAAAATAAAGAGCCTAGTGAATCAACTGAGTACGTGTAATTTAGAGGAGAACAACGTAAAGCGTGTCATTCATTTCCCTAACCATAATCTCTATAAGAAAATTCGCTGTAAGGAACTTTCCCAAAAAATGAAGAAAGGTAAAGAAGAAACAGTGAATTCAAGCATATTGATTCAGTTTATaaagcagaaaaaaattgatcagGTAAATAAAAGGATGGAGCACTTGGGAAATGAACTAATGAAAATGTATCAAATGAAAGGTATCAAGTTATGTGAAAAGCCAGATGCACATTTATCTTCAAGTCTCCAAGTGTTTGAGATTGCAAAGCGGAAGGTATTGACAGAAGAACAACaagaaaatatagaagaaaagcttacaaagttgaaaaatttgtctTATAAAGAGTTAGAATTAGGAAAATATGGAAGTCAAAAGGATAGTATTGACCAATACTATAATACAAAACCAGAATTGAGGCCAACTGAGTTTAATGAGCCAACAACTAAGCCAGATTGGATACAAATCGATATAGGACACGAAAtaccagaaaaaaattatgttcattACACAACGACAGTAATTCCAGTACACAATCGTCAGCAGAGCATCCAAAAAAAAATGGCtagaaattatgcaaaatatagtTACGACCCCTCGACGAAAGCAATCATAAATAAGCAAACGAAAATGAAATATCCAAAAATACACACTAAAATACAGAAGAAAAATAGTAAGcaatttaaatgcaatataaagaaaaatttcgaacattgccTGAAAGTTAAACCTTTCGCACATGAATTAAATATGGATTCTGTAATAAAAGATTTAGCGGAATGTGGTCTTGCCGAAAAggtaaacattattaaaaagagaTCTACTCAAACTCATCTTACACCTGTTTAA
- the LOC105201626 gene encoding odorant receptor 46a-like, producing MDLLPLNFYVLRFCGMWEEHMENNLIVRFANFCYRNTIIALICHFTICEIIELIRMRNNVDDLTEGLFIATTYITFCLKYLNFAMGQSELRALLNCFRAKPCQPKNSTEESILRQYHVKATKIACVYMLMSHTAGLLLLITPIMAQDERQLPMKMYVPYSMVKLLPYLLTYLEQAVAIIYGISIDIVLHSLVYGFTILACGQIDLLCYRLSETFRFLQLQDNSEEKGDDTIEKFAIAECVRHHNSVCNIIHRIQSLFMWSTAILFFTSFITLCSSIYQISNKELFSIEFLFFVVYVVSISFQLFLYCWYGNELDLKYKDIASTIYASNWTAISVKQRRSLSFIMMISQRGQIISFYGFCSLVISTFTGILQTSYSAFNLLQRVSN from the exons atggaCTTGTTGCCGTTGAACTTTTATGTTCTTCGTTTTTGTGGTATGTGGGAAGAACATATGGAGAACAACTTGATAGTACGCTTTGCCAACTTTTGCTACAG AAATACAATCATTGCTTTAATATGTCACTTTACGATATGTGAAATAATCGAGCTCATACGAATGAGAAATAACGTTGACGATTTAACAGAAGGTTTATTCATTGCCACAACTTATATAACCTTTTGCCTAAAGTATTTAAACTTTGCGATGGGGCAAAGTGAATTGCGTGCCTTACTAAATTGTTTTCGCGCCAAGCCATGTCAGCCAAAAAATTCAACCGAGGAATCGATACTGAGACAATACCACGTCAAAG CTACGAAGATCGCTTGTGTCTACATGTTAATGTCACATACAGCGGGTTTACTATTGCTCATAACACCTATAATGGCACAGGACGAAAGGCAATTGCCAATGAAGATGTACGTACCGTACTCCATGGTGAAGTTACTACCTTACCTGTTGACCTATCTTGAGCAAGCTGTAGCGATAATTTATGGAATATCAATCGACATTGTTCTCCACTCCCTCGTTTACGGTTTCACTATACTTGCCTGCGGACAGATAGACCTGCTGTGCTATCGATTGTCGGAAACGTTTCGATTTCTTCAGCTTCAGGATAATAGCGAAGAGAAAGGGGACGACACCATTGAGAAATTTGCAATCGCGGAATGCGTGAGGCATCATAATTCTGTGTGCAACATTATACACAGAATACAATCGCTATTTATGTGGTCTACCGCGATTTTGTTCTTTACCAGCTTTATCACTCTTTGCAGCAGCATCTATCAGATATCTAAT AAAGAACTCTTCAGTATTGAATTCCTTTTCTTTGTAGTATACGTAGTGTCAATATCATTTCAACTATTCTTATATTGCTGGTATGGCAACGAGCTCGATTTAAAG TACAAAGATATTGCGTCTACTATTTATGCTAGTAATTGGACAGCAATATCGGTCAAGCAACGCAGAAGCTTGTCATTTATAATGATGATAAGTCAGAGAggacaaattatttctttttatggatTTTGCTCATTAGTTATCAGCACTTTCACAGGA ATTTTACAGACATCTTACTCGGCTTTCAATTTGTTACAACGAGTTTCAAATTAG